The Pleuronectes platessa chromosome 11, fPlePla1.1, whole genome shotgun sequence DNA segment GTGTAAAGCCATATTGCCACCCTGTGTATAAAGTGATGTAAGAGCTGAGTCATTAGGGTTGCAACAGGCTTTCAAATGAATGTAATTAGCCATCGTATCTTGGCAAGTCTTATCTCATCAGTGTGGGAAAACACCATCTGATGGGATGATGACACATGAGGGCTTCTGAGCCAAAGACTGCAGCCGCAACAGAGCAGCCACTCGCCTCCCACCCACTCCTCCTCTAGGTCGCTGTGATCTCTCACACATGATGGATGGCCCACCACAGGCATCTCTGAGCAGTTCACTGCCTCCCATGCACCCTGCACCTCACCTCCTCAGGCACCCATCACAGTGTACCACCCTACCTCGCAGTCAAACAGCAGGTGCAGCTGTCCGTCGATCCACTCCTCAATATCCAGCCGCCTCTGCAGGTCCTTGCGGTTGTACTTGACCGTCAGCTTGCCCAGCTTGCGATGAGCCGGCTCCTCTGTTTTGTCCTTTGCCTGGAACATCACCCTGGACTGGGCGCTGGCCTCTGATGCCATGGCTGCCACGGCCTCGGGAGAGcacacacgtgcgcacacacaaacacacacccactcacacacttacAGTTCCTCAGGCTCTGACACGTATGTCTTGCACACCACCTCCTCTAGTCTGCCTCTATATCTCCTGTGCCTCTTCTTTTCCAGTGAGCTGCTGTTCCCATGCGGATCTCCTGTTGTGTTGCTGAGTGTTGTCCCTCTCTATAACGCTCGCTCTGGTTCTctgcctgtcctcctcctcctccttctctctctctcactctctctctctctctctctctctctctctctctctctctctctctctctctctttccctcctcctcttgcaaCACCCACTGGCTGCACTATCAGGAGGATGGTAATGAGATATGGCTCTGTGCGAGACAGTTTTtggatgcatgtgtgtttgtgtgcacatacaCTTTCAGGGTGTGTGCAGGCGTTGCTCTCTTCCTTATTGCAGGTGGGAGAGCGTAGGTCAATTGCAGCAATAAAAAGTGGTTAAAGGGTAGGAGGGTTCCCACTGCAATATAGATATGGTTATAACTCGGGCTGGAGATATGCCAGTATGCCCGAATAAAATCACAATGATTATAAGTGCATTAGTCCTTTTCTGCTTATCCCCCCAGTCATATGATCTGAAGACCTATCTATTATCAGAAACCTCTGCATACCAACACCCCAGCCATATATTTTTTACTCAGTTCAAATGTGTTCAGTTTTTATCTGCTGACAGACTCAACAGGGTTCGATATACTCAGGGCTCTTGTGTTCGCAAACACTTCCAACAATGGCTGGGTCCCCCTGACAGGTGAGCCAGGGTTCCTATCGTGCGATAGCCACTGCGTCCTTTCATAACAGCCATTATCAGGTGTACGTTTAATAAGCCTTGAAGACAAATTGGCGTCCTCCGTTACGCACCCATCCATAATGGATGACTAGGAGAGCACTGTTTATGGCTGTTTAAAAAGTAGATTTAACGTCTAGAAGCCGTTTGTGAAGTCAAACATCAACAGTGGCACTAACCCAAGGTCAGAAATTCATAGTTCTGCATCCAAGTGCCAAGTCTTTTTCACAGGTGAGACAGCGGAGACAACAGGCCGCAGAGTTTCCACAGATCCCATTACGATATGAATGATGGGGTTCAGCTTTTTTGTTTTGGCAGGGACTCAATCAATCAGCCGTAGCTGCGCATGTTCACCCACTGATGCACCGTCTGTTACAAACGCTGAATTATTGAGTGGCTCCTGCAGCTCACCTTTCCGGGCAAACAAATTCATTCATCTCGTCCGGGGGTTACTTTGTTCTGCAAACGCCGGCTTGTCTAAACCGTGGGACGTGGACTGGAGCCGTGCACTGGGCCTTCTCACCTCAGACCTGGCTGGGTGACTCATTCTAAGGACAGAGGAATGGAAACCACATGCCGAGGATGAGTTAGACGTCTGATGGTTTGTTTTCAGTGTTGAGTGAAGATTTCATTATCCGGTTACTTATCTCATTTCCCCCAAAAGACATCATAACCTGACTAAATTTGTCCGGAAATATGATTCACTCTGAATAAGATAAGCAAATTTTCACGATTTCATCAGAGCCACCACTTCCTGCCTCTCCCCAGGTTGGTCATCGGTACATGTGTGACGTCAAGATTGCGATGTGATTACTTAACAAACTCAGTACCACTTTCTTTCACAACACCATTGTGTTTTTTAGGATCTGAGTGACAATTTGTGTTAATGATCCTACAGCTTACCATACATATACTATACAACAAATACTTTCATTATGCGAAAGCATGAGTCAAACTTTGTTCACCCCGAGGATTCTTCCTTGCCTGTCGGTGGTATTAtactgccaccttctggatTAAAGATAGCAAATGATAAATAGTCGTTTAAACGAGCAAGATAAATGTACTTTTATGTGGGTATTTGTGCCTCATTAACACAACAGCAATACCTAACTTCCAATGTTGTCTGATTACAGGTAATTCGATTTCCCACCAGTATTTATGCTGCCCTTTTACCTTTACTTGGTTTTGCCTGTGTGTCAGAATTCTGttcaaataagtattttttttacctcattATCATAGTGTTTCATATGCGCCATTGTCTTTTTAAAGAATGTTGGTGCTATTTGCTTGAAAGTAAGTAAATTAAAGATTTCTTATAAGGTAATAATTTGTACTTGGAATCTATCTGGAATACCAAAGTGattattttgattttatttacacTTGAGTACATAATTAAATCGTATTTATCAATCTTATTATGTTTTCCACTATTCACCTGGCTAAAAGCTTTGTATTATTCCCCagtagctgtaaaaaaaaaaaatctcattatATTATTCTACATTGTGCTTATAGAATGTGTTACTTTTCATGACAGCTATAGGGGAAATATGATAAAGTAAATAGAGGACTTCCCCCATGACACTTCAGCCTGTCCGAACACATTGACGCTCACTCACAAAGCTGCGGACTGTGAAACCTCAGCCAGTCTCAGTGTAATCAGGGAGTGGCATGTCAGGAGTGGAATTTCACTTCCTGTATCTCTCAGGTGAGTCACCTGGGCCGATGTCGTGGGTGGTTTAGGGTTTTTGTCGACATCAAAGCGGCGGATCGTCCTGGCCCAGTTTCAGGGTCGTTGAGGATCAGCTCGTTGTGGACGGACTCTGCGAACAGCACTGATCACCTCGGGGTGCAGCTCAGGAAGTCGCTTTCACCTCAGACTTACTTGAAGGTTGTTAGTCGAGAGGAGgaagattgtttttttcccccccgttTGCGGCCTAAACACTCCACGGAGAAGTTGATTAACATCAAGCGGTAGTGTTTTTTAAACCTCCCCTGACTCCACTGCTGTTCCAGGTGATCTTTGTGTGCGTGGTCAACATAGACAGGACTATTTCCACAATGGTTCCGGGGCCCACCGGACCCCTGGGGGCCTGCGCGCTCCTGCTCTCCGCGCTGCTGCTGCGCTTCGCCGGGGCGCAGCTGACCGGAGACGAGTGTTTGGCCAATTTCAAAGGTGGACGAGAGGATTTCGTCCTCGACACAGACGAGTCCGTGAAAACTGGAGCCACGTTCCTCTCGTCGCCGAAGCTGGACCGATACAGGGACTGTGTGGCCGCCTGCTGCAAGGAACCGAGGTGCAACGTCGCCTTCATGCAGCGGGCAGCCGAGGAAGGTAGGGTGAACTCCTGCTTTCTGTTTGACTGCCTCTACAAGAAGAATTACGCCTGCCGCTTCGTCAGGAAGAAGGGGTACACCAACTACATCCTGGAGACCTTGTATGACAGCTACCTGGAAGTGGATAATCCTCCAAGTAAGAATCCACACTGTTCCAGGCTACACTTCCAGACAGCTCCACATTGATGCATGTCACAGTTTGTCAGATGGGAGCCTTCTGAATCATTGTGGTTTCTATTATAATCATTCCTTTCAAAAGAAACGTGTTAAAGGTGAAGATTTGACACTGGATCTAGTCAGTTATCTATAAAGTTAAGTTAAAGTTTTGCTAAGGACCGTGTGGGCATAGCACTTAATTTAATCATATTGGCTCAGATCCTTTCTCCTTGTTGTCCATGTCTTCTAATAATCTGGTTCTCTGTCTTTCCATGGTCTTCGTTTAAGCATTTTGTTCCCCAGGCCACAGACTTAGGGAAACAGCCTTCATTTCAGCATGTTCACACACGCCAGGCCGCCATGGCCCCTGGTGTAGTGGTTCAGGTTTCTGTTTCCACCTCTGCCACTTCCTGTGTTGCTACCTTGTGTTCGCAAATAACTCCTCATTGTTTGTAAGTTATCGTAGAGGTTGTCTATATGCGATGTACGCTGATCCAATTTTGTCACCCCAGATGAATCCGACCGTCCACCAGTGGCCAACGGAGGCCTGGACCAAGTGGTGCAACCTCAGGACAGTGTGACACTGAATGGCATTCAGAGCAAAGATGACAACGGGATTGAGTCTTACAAATGGCAAATGCTGACTCCCTATCCTTTCGCAGTCTTTGAGGTGAGTGACGGGACCGCAGTGCAAGGCCAGACTTTCTACAGTCCGGTTTGGACAAGTTGTAATTCTGCATCACTGTCCTCTTTGATTCCTCGTAGCAAACCAGCTTTAATGACCAGATCATCGTGTCCAATCTGACATCTGGGGTTTACAAGTTCCAGCTGACCGTCACGGACACTACCGGCCAATCCGACTCGGTCAAGGTCACTGTTCTGGTCCTGACTCCTGAGCAGTCTGAGCGTGAGTATCTCGTCTGATAGAAATATCATCTGAACATAATCATTCGTCGGTTTTCCTCCATTTTTCGTTGAAAGCGTCCCCCTTGTTGACCAGGACATGAGTAATATGTCTCGAACTAACTCTGAACACGCATGCAAATCCCAGCGTGTAGATCAAATCCCATATCAGAGTTGGCTGCTGTAGTTTCTTTAGTCTCTCTGCAAATATAGACTCAAAATTAAGTATGTGACCGAAGAGTTTCACTATTAAACATGAGTCACCTCATGGTTAGTGTTGGGCCATGAGCAAAACATGATAATTCCATGTGGTTTAATATAAGAATTTCTGTGTTATTTCAAACTCTCTATCCATTACCTCAATATGATTTAGCTGGAAAGGAAACAAACCACATCAGTTTACCTGGAATTGTTTGGCGTTTTTGTCACATGAGCTGTTCCATAGAAGTTGTCTTCAAACCTGTCAAGGCACGTCCGCCTAATTCCTACTGCCTGAATGTCGCAACGGCAAAGGAAGATGATGGAGGGATAACAAACTGTTATATAAGAAAATTGAACCAGATCTGACTTttgttgacagaaaaaaaaacggcTGAGCTATAGAAAACTAAGTATGTCTTTTTCATAGAAgagcgttttttttatttcatacgTCCCAGTGGTTTCACTTCCCTTGCTCACACGTCCCACAAATCCGCGGCGAATGTGGGCACGTTTTATATTTGCAGTTTCTACAGAAAGCAAAGCCTGAGTCAACcggtggtgttttttttctttctctctctcttctcacttCTACCCTGCTGCCGTCCCACTCTCTCCACCCCCGACCCCACAAAACCTGTTTGTCTGGTTTCAGCTTGAGTtacacaaacaagaaaaaactcCTGTCACTCGGGGATCCGCGTCAGTATTGATTAGACGTGATTGAAAGTCTTAAAGTTTCTTCCTTTTTGAAAGCACTTTCGTAAGCTCAAGTTTGTATCTGTTGGTTTCTGGTTGAGAGAGTAACAATGAAAGACCTCTAagctctctgtgtttcagttaCCGATTAACAGCCTTTGTCCTTATTGGAGTTAGGAATGTACTTCATGCGTGAGCACGGCTGTGAGCGGCGCTGCCACATTGACTCCACAATAATTACCGGTTTGAATAAACTCATTCATAAATGCCAGTCCGTGTGAGAACTTGGTGATGAAAAGAGCAGCTTCCAGTAGTTGTGTTGCCTTGTGATATGTGTAAAACATGAATCACCAGCCACATATACAGACAATCAACAGTACATATTGTACCTCTATAACCTCTGTGCTGAGTCGCCTATTGTTTGTTCTCAGTTGCATTTGTCTATACAGGAAAACCACATGGATAATGATGTGTCTGCTAACTcgtgagacagacacaaagaatAGGAAGTTGAGACAAAATACTTTCTCAGTGAAGCTTGTGTCGGATATGAGACATATCTTAGACTGGAGTTTTGGATTTGTGGTGCATTGTTAAGTGTCCAGTGAGGATATCTGATGCATATTGCATTTGTATTATTAGTGCATTTCTGAGGAAAACTAGTTAGCTTACAACTTTTAGCGTAAGATTAACACCAGGGAGCAAATAGTTAGTGTTGGGACGATTTTACATTTCACTAGACTGAGTTTGTTTCAACAATAACTGAGCCATGGTCATGAAAACAATTAGACATGTTTACATGGATATCAATAGTCTAAATTAGAGAGACACCCTCGTAAAAGGATTACCTCACAGAGGCcccttataaaaccacatttaaattatttagatccagcttttttcattttggatTTGTGCTTTGTACACACATTGCATACACTCATAACTATCACTCCCCTTAACGGGGCTTATTATTTTCCCTAGGATCTATTCTACAAGAATCAACTAAATGCTGCAAAACACCCTTTTTGTcacaatgtaaaagaaagtaaataaaaaaattactgGATCTGCCATCTGAACCGAtatctgctccaaaatgtaatggctgCCTCCTTGAGTCATGCCCCACACC contains these protein-coding regions:
- the ppp1r14d gene encoding protein phosphatase 1 regulatory subunit 14B, with protein sequence MASEASAQSRVMFQAKDKTEEPAHRKLGKLTVKYNRKDLQRRLDIEEWIDGQLHLLFDCEEEEIPELEIDIDELLELTDEGQRTRLQELLQECGKPKEEFINGLLYRIKGLRKMSGPLKK